The DNA region CAATATCCAGTAACCGAGGAATGGCGTTGGCTAAAGTAGACTTACCTGACCCGATTGACCCCACAATTGCGACTGTTTCCCCCGGTTCGATCGTAAAGCTGACATTTTGCAGCGCTGGCATGACGGAGCCAGGATAGGTAAAGCTGAGATCGCGAGCGGTGAGGCGGCCTTTGACTTCTGCTAAGGCTAACGGCACCACACCCGGTTCGTTTTTGATCTTCGGTTCCACCGTCAAGATTGACTCGACGCGATCGATACTAACTTCACCTCGTTGATACGCCGTGATCGTAAAGCCGAGCAGCGCTGTTGGGAAGATCAGGCGTTCGACATACAGGAGCAAGGCGATAAAGTCACCTACACTCAGCGCTCCCGTGGCGATCGCTCTAGCCCCCTGCCACAACAACACCAGAATACTGAGGCTGGCAATGCCGATCAGTAAGGGAAATAAAGTATTGCGGGTTCTGGCTAGATTCAGGTTGGCTTTGAGGAGTTGCTGATTCAGTTCTCGGAAGGCTCGCCGCTCATTTTCTTCTTGAGCGTAGATCTTGATCAAGGCGATGCCGCTCATGTCTTCTTGAATCAGGTCGCTCATTCTAGAGAGTTCTTCTTGCACCGCGATCTGCTCATTGCGGAGGCGATCGCTAAACAGGCGCACCAGCATCAACATAAACGGATAAGGCACGATCGCCAGTAAGCTCAGCTTCCAGTTAATCGTCAGCATGACGGGCAACGTTAAGCTGTAGGCAAAGACAGTATTCGCCAAGCTGAGCACTGCAAACCCTACCAACCGCCGAATGTTGTCTACATCACTCGTAGCGCGGCTGATCAGATCCCCAGCGGTGTTGAGGGAGAAGTAAGACGGCTCTAACGTCAGAAGGTGACTGAAGATCTTCTGTTTTAGGTCAAATTCCACCTGCCGCCCAGTGCCAAACAGCAAAATCCGCGAAATCATGCGGATCCCCCACATGACGGACGCTAGGGCCAAAATTAGCCCCACATAGTACAAAACTCGGTCGAAGCTAAAGGTGACTTGGAGATCATCAATCGCATTGCGGATCACCAGCGGAATATAAACCCCGACTACGTTCACAATTAGCAGTGATAGAACGCCTAAAGCGGTGGTTTTCCAGTGGGGTTGTAAGTAAGCCGCAAGTTTCCGTAGCTGAGAGCGAGCCATGAGCAAAAATCCAGCAACCTTTTGATCGTCATCCCTTTGATCATCGTAAACGAATTACCTGGGTAGCAGGCACCCCTCTAGGAGCCGATCTAGATACCTAAAGGCGCGAGCCAACCCCTTAAGAAGTAGTACACCGAGAGCAAGTACTCCTCAATTACGCGAGTTGTGATCACGAGAGTATCGGCACTAGGGACAAAATCCGCAAGCCGCAATCTGCGCCTGAGATTGCCACCCGACTCAAAGGTATAAAAGTTGGTGGGTCGAGGAATGACTCGAATGCCAGCTCTGGCAAAGGTTAGAGCTGCTCGCCGAGTGTTGGTCGCTGAGGTGACTAAGATGACGCGATCGCCCAGTCGCCGCTCCATTAAAATTCGGCCCACCGCTACGGCACTGGTTCGCACATCTACACCAGTCGGCTCCACTACAATATCGTCCCGAGCCACTCCCATATTGATCAGCAAAGTTTCAATATCCCTTGCTTCCACAATTTCCTCAGGCTTGCCTTGTAAATCGCCCCTCGGACCTGCACTAACAATCACCAAAGGTCGATTCCCCAGCCGCAGTTGATCTTGATACAGTTGAGCGGCGTAAATAATGCGATCGCCCGTATCAGTCAGTTGAATTTGCCGCCGATACGGTAGATTTGCCTGCGTGGTTCCCCACCCCAACACCGCGATCGCGGCGGCTGTTTGCTCTTCTGGCGGTGTCAATGTAGTAGGGCACTGGAGATCACAAAGTTCTCGCCGTTGCTGATCGAACTGGATAGCAGATTGCTCAGTTTTTTGAGCTAAAGCGTAAGCCACAAAGGGAGTACTAGAAATCAACAGAATGAGTAGGGCCGCGATGACTAAAGTACCACCTGGTTTCTTGAGCCCACCTTTGTCCATCTTGGCAGCAGCACTGGCTAGTAGCAGTAACGACAAGCCGAGTGGCTTAAAAGGCAGCGATAGCACACTCCAAACGGTAGAGACAATTCGACTGGTCGGCGTTAGGAAGGCCAGGATGATGAACAACACCATCACAAAGGCACCGAGCCAGGTGTAGTACTCCTTCGGAATCAGCTTCTGGAGGACGTACCAAATAATTATGCCAACTAGCAGCCACAGCAGAACTAACGTTAATAGTTCAAACATTGCGGCACTTCCTCACATCACCAACTAGGGAGTTTTGCTTTACTGGCGTTACTAATGGCATTGCTAGCCATCTCAGCTCTGATCTGGACCCATTGGTTTGCATTTGTGAATGTTCAAGCAACTCTCCCATAGTTGGGCTAACGCTAGCACGAAGTGAGTACAACGAGACATCCTGAACGCTTTTTTTAGCTAATCTGTTTCCCAGTAGTTCCCTCGTAGCTATTGGTGATCCTGCTCTACTGCACTGCTACAAAAAACACCCTGCCGTTTGAGGACAGAGTGATTGAACTAGAGCATGCTGTCTTTTGTCAGGCTGGTGTCAGCCTGAAAGTGAGGCGATCGCGGCTGAGTGAGTTAGTAAGCGCCTGTTTTGGCAAAGATCACAAATACGGTCTTGAAGATGAGCGTCAGATCGTACCAGGGAGTCCAATGACTCTGATAGCGCAAATCCAAGTCCACAATTGCTTCAAAGTCTTTGACTGAAGAACGACCGTTGACTTGCCATTCTCCGGTGATACCGGGCTTCACAGACAAGCGCTGCCAGTGACGCTCATCATAGTGAACCACCTCGTCAGCCGTGGGAGGACGGGTACCCACCAAACTCATTTCCCCTCTCAACACATTCCAAAACTGCGGGAATTCGTCCAGGCTAGTACGACGCAGAAAACGACCTGTCTGCGTGATTCGGGGGTCTTCCCGATTTTTGAAGATCAATCCTTTGGCTTCGTTAGGGATTAGCGCTTTGAGGGCATCGGCATTTGCCACCATTGAGCGGAATTTGCGGATCTCAAACGGTTGGCCATGCAGCCCATAACGTTTTTGCTTATAGAAAATCGGGCCAGGGCTGTCTAGCTTGATTGCGATCGCCACCGGGACGAACACCAAAGCTAAAATCAATAAGCCAATAATGCTGCCGACAATGTCGAGCAACCGCTTCGCTACAGAGCAGGTGGATGGATGGGGAACCTGAAAGGCAGACTCCGGCACCATGAGGGGACTAGCTGTTGATGACAGTAGAGAATGCGTCGTCATGACAAGCCTGTCATTATAGGACCGTAGAAGCACGTACGCACACATAATATATAGACGCGTCTCGATGGATAGTGATAGGTTTCTCCCAAGGCTTATCTAAATCTTCATT from Trichocoleus desertorum ATA4-8-CV12 includes:
- a CDS encoding sugar transferase codes for the protein MVPESAFQVPHPSTCSVAKRLLDIVGSIIGLLILALVFVPVAIAIKLDSPGPIFYKQKRYGLHGQPFEIRKFRSMVANADALKALIPNEAKGLIFKNREDPRITQTGRFLRRTSLDEFPQFWNVLRGEMSLVGTRPPTADEVVHYDERHWQRLSVKPGITGEWQVNGRSSVKDFEAIVDLDLRYQSHWTPWYDLTLIFKTVFVIFAKTGAY
- a CDS encoding ABC transporter ATP-binding protein/permease, whose protein sequence is MARSQLRKLAAYLQPHWKTTALGVLSLLIVNVVGVYIPLVIRNAIDDLQVTFSFDRVLYYVGLILALASVMWGIRMISRILLFGTGRQVEFDLKQKIFSHLLTLEPSYFSLNTAGDLISRATSDVDNIRRLVGFAVLSLANTVFAYSLTLPVMLTINWKLSLLAIVPYPFMLMLVRLFSDRLRNEQIAVQEELSRMSDLIQEDMSGIALIKIYAQEENERRAFRELNQQLLKANLNLARTRNTLFPLLIGIASLSILVLLWQGARAIATGALSVGDFIALLLYVERLIFPTALLGFTITAYQRGEVSIDRVESILTVEPKIKNEPGVVPLALAEVKGRLTARDLSFTYPGSVMPALQNVSFTIEPGETVAIVGSIGSGKSTLANAIPRLLDIAPGQLFVDGYDITQLRLQDLRSAIAYVPQDSFLFSTTVKNNIRYGDPLAEQPEVEYAAKQAQIHQEILNFPHQYETVVGERGITLSGGQRQRSALGRALLVDAPILILDDALSSVDNQTATQILQNLSEGTQRKTVLFISHQLAAAATADRIFVMEHGQIVQTGTHEQLLKQPGLYKSLWNQHALEEMLR
- a CDS encoding YdcF family protein, producing the protein MFELLTLVLLWLLVGIIIWYVLQKLIPKEYYTWLGAFVMVLFIILAFLTPTSRIVSTVWSVLSLPFKPLGLSLLLLASAAAKMDKGGLKKPGGTLVIAALLILLISSTPFVAYALAQKTEQSAIQFDQQRRELCDLQCPTTLTPPEEQTAAAIAVLGWGTTQANLPYRRQIQLTDTGDRIIYAAQLYQDQLRLGNRPLVIVSAGPRGDLQGKPEEIVEARDIETLLINMGVARDDIVVEPTGVDVRTSAVAVGRILMERRLGDRVILVTSATNTRRAALTFARAGIRVIPRPTNFYTFESGGNLRRRLRLADFVPSADTLVITTRVIEEYLLSVYYFLRGWLAPLGI